One genomic region from Melioribacteraceae bacterium encodes:
- a CDS encoding glycosyltransferase family 9 protein: MVNQQIKKILIIKWGALGDLIASTPAIKAVRDNFPDARITLLTNPLMTQIIPEGFLVDEHITINTNRNKVIDSVPKQLITAFRLRRKKFDLAVNLRWTSERAALLTYLSGAKVRISSGPEKLMNLYTVRLKHPSGRYHEIHRNLDIIKGLGLNVYDENPTLYVSGGDKKFASDFFNSVHISKKNTICIHPGASREIRAWLPDRFAEIGKRLVKEFNSNIVVTWSGSESALADRIVNEIGKNAYKAPATESIGRLAALIENCGFFFSNCTGPMNVAVAVKTPVVALLGSSDPTDWGAYGKEHINIKSPLVLEHYSDETEHEAMKAIQTDSVWNVVQSRWKDLSSIYNQSINQ; the protein is encoded by the coding sequence ATGGTAAATCAGCAAATTAAAAAGATCCTGATTATCAAATGGGGAGCGCTCGGCGATCTTATAGCTTCTACTCCTGCCATTAAAGCCGTAAGGGATAATTTCCCTGATGCCCGCATTACCCTGCTTACAAATCCTCTAATGACCCAGATAATCCCTGAAGGCTTTCTAGTTGATGAGCATATAACAATTAATACTAACCGGAATAAGGTTATCGATTCTGTACCGAAGCAGTTGATCACAGCATTCAGATTACGCAGAAAAAAATTTGATCTTGCAGTGAATTTGAGATGGACTTCCGAAAGAGCAGCTCTATTAACGTATCTTTCGGGTGCGAAAGTAAGAATTAGCAGCGGCCCTGAAAAGCTTATGAATCTTTACACTGTCCGTCTTAAACACCCCTCAGGCAGATATCACGAAATTCACCGTAACCTCGATATAATTAAAGGGCTCGGATTGAATGTTTATGATGAAAACCCGACTCTTTATGTCTCCGGCGGCGATAAAAAATTCGCAAGCGATTTTTTTAATTCGGTTCACATTTCTAAAAAAAATACGATTTGCATTCACCCGGGCGCCAGCAGGGAAATTAGAGCATGGCTTCCCGACCGGTTCGCAGAAATTGGTAAACGGCTTGTAAAAGAATTCAACTCAAATATTGTTGTTACGTGGAGCGGAAGTGAATCCGCGCTGGCAGACAGGATCGTAAACGAGATAGGGAAAAACGCTTACAAAGCGCCAGCAACCGAATCGATCGGCAGACTTGCCGCCCTGATAGAAAATTGCGGATTTTTCTTCTCCAATTGTACCGGCCCTATGAATGTAGCAGTTGCGGTTAAAACTCCGGTTGTTGCTTTGCTCGGATCGTCGGATCCTACCGACTGGGGTGCTTATGGAAAGGAACACATTAATATTAAATCTCCATTGGTGCTTGAACATTACTCGGATGAAACCGAACATGAAGCAATGAAAGCTATCCAAACCGATTCTGTCTGGAATGTTGTTCAATCAAGATGGAAAGATTTAAGCAGTATTTATAATCAATCAATTAATCAATAA
- a CDS encoding acyloxyacyl hydrolase — protein sequence MIKLSHSLFMILLVNFNILFAQTDSLKESYPRFGVSLGYGNQVMKIFGGGIDLNVKYLYEVYLFEVDYITSLFEGETWNVESQLNIIYGYSNFKSNINNREKIKSSEVGINSGFLIKKNIWDDNLKIYFASSLGLIYTEALPERQISGIMFCGNYSVGVQIKLNRNHFIDLRTGFRHLSNAGLRRPNGGINNWIVNFGSVFVIN from the coding sequence ATGATTAAACTAAGTCATAGCCTCTTTATGATCCTCTTAGTTAACTTCAACATTCTATTTGCTCAAACAGATAGCCTCAAAGAATCTTATCCCCGTTTTGGCGTCAGCTTAGGATACGGTAATCAGGTAATGAAGATTTTTGGCGGGGGAATAGACCTGAACGTGAAATACCTCTATGAGGTCTATCTCTTTGAAGTTGATTATATCACATCATTATTTGAAGGCGAAACCTGGAATGTTGAGTCTCAACTGAATATTATTTACGGGTATTCTAACTTTAAGTCGAATATAAATAATCGCGAAAAAATTAAGAGTAGTGAAGTTGGCATTAATTCAGGTTTTTTAATCAAAAAAAATATTTGGGATGATAATCTTAAAATATATTTTGCTTCGTCTCTTGGCTTAATTTATACCGAAGCTCTCCCGGAAAGACAAATATCAGGTATTATGTTCTGCGGAAATTATTCTGTGGGAGTTCAGATAAAATTGAACCGTAATCATTTTATAGATTTAAGGACTGGATTCAGGCATCTCTCAAATGCCGGCCTGAGAAGACCGAATGGCGGTATTAACAACTGGATTGTTAATTTCGGGTCAGTGTTTGTAATTAATTGA
- a CDS encoding glycosyltransferase family 9 protein, whose product MKILVINIKYLGDLIVSTPALRSLRKTYPSAEIVLLIRKGFETFFENNPNINRTILFDPGMKGNSGLMNFLKGIKFINNIRKEKFDTAIVLHPGDRTAFWAWFSGAKARIAPRNQSFSFLFNNKVDVEENTIDYIHYYNKIISAYNVVIDSDRTEIFLSEADAGWTDLFFDENNIDRKDFVIGIHPGASEPSKIWKKENFILLIDRLVQKAGLKLIIMEGPKEKEICASIRTSFKLNSKISFTDAGINRTAALIKKCNLFITHDTGTRHLAVAAGTPALILMPDDNEKYWDFYTDGHKHFTLIGRRNLSEGHPFLDGITVEDVYRKIGSILNQW is encoded by the coding sequence TTGAAAATACTTGTAATAAATATAAAGTATCTAGGTGACCTGATAGTATCTACTCCGGCTCTCAGGTCGCTCCGTAAAACATATCCTTCGGCAGAAATAGTTTTGCTGATCAGGAAAGGATTTGAGACCTTCTTCGAGAATAATCCGAATATTAACAGAACAATCCTCTTCGATCCCGGAATGAAAGGGAATTCAGGTTTGATGAATTTTCTTAAGGGGATAAAGTTTATAAACAATATAAGAAAAGAGAAGTTCGATACGGCTATTGTCCTCCATCCGGGCGATCGGACTGCATTCTGGGCCTGGTTCTCCGGGGCTAAAGCCAGAATTGCCCCGCGCAATCAGAGTTTCTCTTTCCTATTCAATAACAAAGTGGATGTTGAAGAGAACACGATCGATTATATCCACTACTACAACAAAATTATTTCCGCTTATAACGTGGTTATAGATTCAGACAGGACTGAAATTTTCTTGTCCGAAGCTGATGCCGGATGGACAGATCTTTTCTTTGATGAAAATAATATAGACCGTAAAGATTTTGTGATCGGAATTCATCCGGGCGCCAGCGAACCATCGAAAATCTGGAAAAAGGAAAATTTTATTCTTCTGATCGACCGGCTGGTTCAAAAAGCCGGACTGAAATTAATAATTATGGAAGGACCAAAAGAAAAGGAGATTTGCGCGTCAATCAGGACTTCTTTCAAATTAAACAGTAAAATCTCATTCACAGATGCAGGAATTAATCGCACTGCTGCGTTAATTAAAAAGTGCAATCTGTTTATTACTCACGATACCGGGACAAGACATCTTGCTGTTGCTGCCGGAACACCTGCACTTATTCTGATGCCCGACGATAATGAAAAGTACTGGGATTTTTATACTGACGGACATAAGCATTTTACGCTGATTGGCAGGAGAAATTTATCGGAAGGGCATCCCTTCCTGGACGGAATAACGGTAGAAGATGTTTATCGGAAAATAGGAAGTATTTTAAATCAATGGTAA
- a CDS encoding DMT family transporter — MPFLGEIFAILTALLWSATSIVFTEASVRVGSLYVNISRLILSVGYLALTILIFRIEINLSSGQIFNLILSGFAGLVIGDTFLFKSFQHIGARLSMLIMALAPGIAAILAFFFLNEIISFIGVVGMVITVAGISMVVLQRKEKPAAKYKVDYTGIIYALIGALGQAVGLIFAKHAFNEGEINGFVAASVRIIASIIFLYPLFLFSKKIRNPFKVFYNERKALIYTVIGSVIGPFLGITFSLISVSYTKVGIASTLMATVPIIMLPMVRYYYKEKLSWISITGAFVAVSGIAILFLR, encoded by the coding sequence ATGCCATTTCTCGGTGAAATTTTTGCAATTCTTACGGCCCTCCTCTGGTCGGCTACTTCAATTGTATTTACAGAAGCTTCTGTTCGAGTCGGTTCGTTATATGTAAACATATCCCGGTTGATTCTGTCTGTTGGATATCTCGCTTTAACTATTCTGATTTTTAGAATCGAAATAAACTTATCCTCCGGTCAGATTTTTAATCTAATCCTTAGCGGATTTGCCGGACTTGTAATTGGCGACACATTTTTATTCAAATCCTTTCAGCATATCGGAGCCAGATTAAGTATGCTGATAATGGCATTGGCTCCGGGAATAGCAGCAATTCTGGCATTCTTCTTTTTGAACGAAATAATTTCCTTTATCGGTGTTGTTGGGATGGTAATAACCGTCGCAGGTATTTCGATGGTTGTATTACAGAGAAAGGAAAAACCGGCCGCAAAATACAAAGTTGATTATACAGGTATTATTTATGCGCTCATTGGTGCTTTGGGTCAGGCTGTCGGTTTGATTTTTGCCAAACACGCATTTAATGAAGGCGAAATAAACGGATTTGTCGCAGCTTCTGTACGGATTATTGCATCTATCATATTTCTCTATCCGCTCTTTCTTTTTTCCAAGAAGATCCGGAATCCGTTCAAAGTATTTTACAATGAGAGAAAGGCTCTTATATATACCGTAATCGGATCTGTCATCGGTCCGTTCCTGGGTATTACTTTCAGTCTTATATCGGTCTCATATACTAAAGTCGGAATTGCCTCAACACTTATGGCAACAGTTCCGATTATTATGCTCCCGATGGTCCGCTATTATTATAAAGAAAAACTTTCCTGGATCTCTATTACAGGAGCGTTTGTTGCTGTTAGCGGGATTGCAATTCTATTCCTGCGGTAA
- a CDS encoding PLP-dependent aminotransferase family protein — protein MISFSKCVQEMRTSEIRDLMSVATRPDIISFAGGMPNNDLFPVKEIDEIYNTLSDRDKKTGFQYGPTPGYPPLIESVKEYLRSKNLPVDTNELMITSGSLQAINIVAKLFIDPGESVVTENPCFIGGTSAFKSYQANIESVDLDADGLLIDQLKEKFSSGKNPRLVYLSPYFHNPAGIVYSEKRKVELLEFLSGKETVLIEDDPYNELYFDEKSKSLTIPMKTIQPEPVPNCYIGSFSKILGPGMRLGWLLASPEIISKAQLAKQSIDACSSTFTQVLADQFLRQGKLKTYVENLRVIYKRRMNIMNDALKSNMPPEVKWVEPLGGFYIWVQLPDGVDSLDIMRESASRGAIFVIGKTFDPHGVKNNCFRLAFSHTPEDLIEKGVKIVAEAVKHKLK, from the coding sequence ATGATTTCATTTTCCAAATGTGTACAGGAGATGCGTACTTCGGAGATTCGTGATTTAATGAGCGTTGCTACAAGACCCGATATTATTTCTTTTGCCGGCGGTATGCCGAACAATGATCTCTTCCCGGTTAAAGAGATTGATGAAATCTACAACACACTCAGCGATCGCGATAAGAAAACCGGTTTCCAGTACGGACCTACACCCGGTTATCCTCCGCTTATCGAATCGGTTAAAGAATATCTCCGTTCTAAAAATCTTCCCGTCGATACCAATGAATTGATGATCACTTCCGGTTCGCTCCAGGCAATTAATATTGTAGCTAAGTTGTTTATCGATCCGGGTGAATCCGTTGTTACTGAAAATCCTTGCTTTATCGGAGGTACTTCAGCATTCAAATCTTATCAGGCAAATATCGAGAGTGTAGATCTTGACGCGGACGGATTATTGATAGACCAGTTAAAAGAAAAATTTTCAAGCGGAAAAAATCCAAGATTAGTCTATCTTTCTCCTTATTTCCATAATCCGGCAGGAATAGTCTATAGCGAAAAGAGGAAAGTGGAATTGCTGGAATTCCTGAGCGGGAAAGAAACTGTTCTGATTGAGGACGATCCTTATAATGAACTCTATTTCGATGAAAAGAGTAAATCGTTAACTATTCCAATGAAAACTATTCAGCCGGAACCGGTTCCAAACTGCTATATCGGATCGTTCTCAAAGATTCTTGGGCCCGGTATGCGACTTGGCTGGCTGCTTGCTTCTCCCGAAATAATCAGCAAAGCTCAGTTGGCTAAACAATCGATCGATGCCTGCTCTTCAACGTTTACTCAGGTGCTTGCCGATCAGTTCCTGAGGCAGGGTAAACTGAAAACTTATGTTGAGAATTTGCGAGTGATCTATAAACGCCGGATGAATATTATGAACGATGCCCTAAAATCTAATATGCCGCCTGAAGTTAAATGGGTTGAACCATTAGGCGGTTTCTATATCTGGGTTCAATTACCGGATGGAGTTGATTCTCTCGATATTATGCGCGAGTCGGCTTCAAGGGGCGCAATATTTGTGATTGGCAAAACGTTCGATCCCCACGGCGTTAAGAATAATTGCTTTAGGCTGGCATTCTCGCATACTCCGGAAGATCTCATTGAAAAGGGTGTTAAAATTGTTGCTGAAGCGGTCAAACATAAACTTAAGTAG
- a CDS encoding alpha/beta hydrolase-fold protein, whose amino-acid sequence MIVFRDNKPEIGNKDILGHIEYHHEFYSINLKNERDILVWLPPSYQSSNRNYPVLYMHDGQNLFSPTTSFIGYDWRTDEVLTDLIGRNKVEEIIVVGIYNSRERLEEYNYCTAKGKKYVQFITRELKPFIDQHYKTKSDKENTATMGSSMGGLISFQLAWNYPEVFGKAACMSNSFWVDNRKIFENIANDKRDHLDQKIYLDCGCDEKELIRDNKEMCLLLKKKGFKHKENLYCYFVKGGKHSEIDWSKRLHIPLEFLFGI is encoded by the coding sequence ATGATAGTTTTCAGAGATAACAAGCCTGAGATAGGCAACAAAGATATATTAGGGCATATCGAATATCATCACGAGTTTTACAGTATCAATTTAAAAAATGAGAGAGATATTCTTGTATGGCTCCCTCCTTCATACCAATCCTCAAACAGGAATTACCCGGTATTGTATATGCACGACGGCCAGAATTTATTCAGTCCTACTACATCCTTTATCGGATACGACTGGCGTACCGACGAGGTACTAACCGATCTTATCGGCAGAAATAAGGTTGAAGAAATAATTGTAGTCGGGATTTATAATTCCAGGGAACGTCTGGAAGAATACAATTACTGTACTGCAAAAGGGAAAAAATACGTTCAGTTTATTACAAGGGAGTTAAAACCATTTATTGACCAGCATTATAAAACAAAAAGCGATAAAGAGAATACAGCGACAATGGGCTCATCGATGGGCGGACTAATCTCTTTTCAGCTTGCCTGGAATTATCCGGAAGTATTCGGGAAAGCGGCATGCATGTCAAACTCATTCTGGGTTGATAACAGGAAAATTTTTGAGAACATCGCCAACGATAAAAGGGATCATCTGGATCAAAAAATCTATCTGGACTGCGGCTGCGACGAAAAGGAACTTATAAGAGACAATAAAGAAATGTGCCTGCTTTTAAAGAAAAAAGGATTTAAACATAAAGAGAACCTCTACTGTTATTTTGTTAAGGGCGGGAAACATTCTGAGATCGACTGGTCAAAGCGCCTTCATATTCCGTTAGAATTTTTATTCGGGATCTAA
- the eno gene encoding phosphopyruvate hydratase — MTTIVDVWGREILDSRGNPTIEVEVTLENGIVGRAAVPSGASTGENEAVELRDGDKSRYLGKGVKKAVDNVNDRIADELIDFDATDQVAIDNMLIQLDGTPTKSELGANAILGASLACAKAAAESLGLPLYRYIGGVSARTLPVPMMNILNGGKHADNNVDFQEFMVMPVGAPNFAEALRYGAETFHTLKSVLKKKGYNTAVGDEGGFAPNLKSNEEAIEVILEAIEKAGFKSGKDIFIALDPAASEMWDNDKKSYFFFKSDKSYMAPEKMVDYWVNWINKYPIISLEDGMAEFDWEGWKMLTDKAGNKIQLVGDDLFVTNTDYLAKGIEKGVANSILIKVNQIGTLTETLDAIEMAKRAKYTAVISHRSGETEDTTIADIAVATNAGQIKTGSASRTDRIAKYNQLLRIEEELDTTAVFPGISGINYSGK, encoded by the coding sequence ATGACAACTATAGTTGATGTATGGGGTCGCGAAATACTTGACTCGCGCGGTAATCCTACAATTGAAGTCGAAGTTACACTCGAAAACGGTATCGTTGGAAGAGCGGCTGTTCCAAGCGGTGCTTCAACAGGTGAAAACGAAGCCGTTGAATTACGTGACGGAGACAAATCAAGATATCTCGGTAAAGGAGTTAAAAAAGCTGTTGATAATGTGAACGACAGGATCGCTGACGAACTGATCGACTTTGATGCAACCGATCAGGTTGCTATAGATAACATGCTTATTCAACTTGACGGAACTCCGACAAAATCCGAATTAGGAGCTAATGCAATTCTCGGCGCTTCACTTGCTTGCGCTAAAGCGGCTGCCGAATCACTCGGACTTCCTCTCTACCGGTATATAGGCGGTGTAAGCGCCCGTACTCTTCCGGTTCCTATGATGAATATTCTTAACGGCGGAAAGCATGCTGATAACAATGTTGATTTCCAGGAGTTTATGGTTATGCCCGTCGGCGCTCCGAACTTTGCTGAAGCTCTCCGGTATGGCGCAGAAACTTTCCATACTTTGAAATCTGTACTTAAGAAAAAAGGTTACAATACCGCTGTTGGCGACGAAGGTGGATTCGCTCCGAATCTTAAATCGAATGAAGAAGCTATCGAAGTAATTTTAGAGGCTATCGAAAAAGCTGGTTTTAAATCCGGTAAAGATATTTTCATCGCACTCGATCCCGCTGCAAGCGAAATGTGGGATAATGATAAGAAATCCTATTTCTTCTTCAAATCCGATAAATCCTATATGGCTCCCGAAAAGATGGTTGATTACTGGGTTAACTGGATTAACAAGTATCCGATAATTTCCCTGGAAGATGGAATGGCCGAATTCGATTGGGAGGGCTGGAAAATGTTAACCGATAAAGCCGGTAACAAAATTCAGCTTGTTGGCGACGACCTTTTCGTTACAAACACCGATTACCTTGCTAAAGGGATCGAAAAAGGTGTGGCTAACTCTATCCTCATAAAAGTAAATCAAATCGGTACGTTAACAGAAACTCTCGACGCTATCGAAATGGCTAAGAGAGCTAAATACACTGCTGTTATCAGTCACCGCAGCGGTGAAACCGAGGATACTACTATTGCCGATATTGCCGTTGCTACAAATGCAGGCCAGATTAAAACCGGATCGGCATCCAGAACTGACAGAATTGCAAAATACAATCAGCTCTTAAGAATTGAAGAAGAACTTGATACTACTGCAGTATTTCCGGGAATTTCAGGTATTAATTATTCCGGTAAATAA
- a CDS encoding O-acetyl-ADP-ribose deacetylase: protein MGNIEIILGDITELKVDAIVNAANRTLLGGGGVDGAIHRAAGKELLDECRVLGGCETGLAKITGGYNLPARFVIHTVGPVWQGGNKNEDKLLEDCYRNSLQLAVEKGIKSIAFPAISTGSYSFPIERATKIAIRCVKNFLTNNDSIEKVIFVCFSSNDYRFYESVLMSG, encoded by the coding sequence ATGGGAAATATTGAAATCATTCTGGGTGATATAACTGAATTAAAAGTGGACGCAATAGTAAATGCAGCCAACAGAACACTGCTTGGCGGCGGAGGTGTAGACGGAGCAATTCACAGAGCGGCGGGGAAGGAATTGCTGGATGAATGCAGAGTACTCGGCGGATGCGAAACAGGATTGGCAAAAATTACCGGGGGATATAATCTTCCTGCCCGGTTTGTTATACACACCGTTGGTCCGGTCTGGCAAGGCGGAAATAAAAACGAGGATAAGCTCCTTGAGGATTGTTATAGAAATTCATTACAGCTAGCCGTTGAAAAGGGAATTAAATCAATCGCATTCCCTGCTATCAGCACAGGTAGTTATTCTTTTCCGATTGAACGCGCAACAAAGATTGCAATACGATGTGTAAAAAACTTTCTAACAAATAATGATTCAATTGAAAAAGTAATCTTTGTCTGTTTCAGTAGCAATGATTATAGGTTTTATGAATCAGTATTAATGTCTGGATAA
- the crcB gene encoding fluoride efflux transporter CrcB, whose product MINYLLVSTGAALGGAARYWLSNQVYKILPENFPYGTLTVNFLGSFILGIIIYLFDSKELISPDLRLFLTIGFCGGFTTFSTFSLETVNLIKNSEYFLASMNIASSIILCFAAVYFVSLLVKN is encoded by the coding sequence ATGATAAATTACTTACTTGTTTCAACCGGTGCCGCATTAGGAGGCGCAGCACGTTACTGGCTATCGAATCAGGTTTATAAAATCCTACCTGAAAACTTTCCATATGGGACATTAACAGTTAATTTTCTCGGGAGTTTTATTTTAGGAATAATAATCTACCTTTTTGACAGCAAGGAATTAATCTCGCCTGATCTTCGCCTTTTTCTTACAATCGGCTTTTGCGGGGGATTTACAACATTCTCCACATTTTCATTAGAGACAGTAAATTTGATTAAAAATTCAGAATATTTTCTGGCATCAATGAATATTGCATCAAGCATAATACTCTGTTTCGCAGCGGTCTATTTTGTATCACTTTTGGTAAAAAACTAA
- the glnA gene encoding type I glutamate--ammonia ligase gives MPKNTLQSINTLIKKNKIEVIDLKAIDLSGRLHHISLPVNDNVMSKLIKEGVGFDGSSYGFRKVENSDMILIPDLDTAVIDLFRDAPTLSFYSNIILTDEKRTRFSQDGRFLAKQAEDLLKKTTGTDASMWGPEFEFYIFSKVNYDTRTATSYYTVEHAEEFYKKAYHAANPFDIYDDFRDEACKLLSRFGINVKYHHHEVGERGQQEIETYFSDLLTTADNIVTAKYVLFNFARQKDLFITFMPKPMYQQAGNGMHLHLFLTKKGKNAFYKKGAYGNLNDLALNFIGGLLKHAPALSAFTNPSTNSYKRLVPGFEAPVALTYGQGNRASAIRIPKYISNPDEVRFEYRPPDATANPYLCLTAMLLAGIDGVVNKIDPVKEGFGPYDKNFLDDETKHKIHMLPRNLSDALDALEVDHEFLRRGNIFTDELLDQWVKIKTEEIQAIGTMPHPFEYKMYFNL, from the coding sequence ATGCCAAAAAATACTTTACAATCAATTAATACTTTGATCAAGAAAAATAAAATCGAGGTTATTGATCTTAAAGCAATCGATCTGTCGGGAAGGCTCCATCATATCTCTCTCCCAGTTAATGATAATGTAATGTCTAAACTGATCAAAGAAGGTGTCGGATTCGACGGTTCAAGTTACGGATTCAGAAAAGTTGAAAACAGCGACATGATTCTGATACCGGACCTTGATACTGCTGTAATTGATCTTTTCAGGGACGCGCCGACTTTAAGTTTTTATTCTAACATAATACTTACGGATGAAAAACGAACCAGATTTTCTCAGGACGGAAGATTCCTTGCTAAACAGGCTGAAGATTTGCTAAAGAAAACTACCGGAACCGATGCTTCAATGTGGGGACCAGAATTTGAATTTTATATCTTTTCAAAAGTGAACTATGATACACGGACTGCAACTTCGTACTATACGGTTGAACACGCGGAGGAATTCTATAAGAAAGCATACCACGCAGCTAATCCATTCGATATTTATGATGATTTCCGTGACGAAGCGTGCAAATTGTTATCACGTTTCGGAATTAATGTTAAGTATCATCATCACGAAGTTGGCGAACGCGGTCAGCAGGAAATTGAAACATATTTTTCTGACCTATTAACGACAGCCGATAATATTGTTACTGCGAAATACGTACTATTTAATTTTGCGCGTCAGAAGGACCTCTTCATTACGTTTATGCCTAAGCCGATGTACCAGCAGGCCGGCAACGGAATGCATCTTCACCTTTTCCTTACTAAGAAAGGGAAGAATGCTTTCTACAAAAAAGGCGCGTACGGAAATCTTAACGACCTGGCACTAAATTTTATCGGCGGTTTATTGAAACATGCGCCGGCTCTTTCGGCGTTTACTAATCCGAGTACCAATTCCTATAAACGGCTTGTACCCGGATTTGAAGCACCGGTTGCCCTAACCTATGGGCAGGGAAATCGCGCGTCTGCAATTCGAATTCCGAAATACATCTCCAATCCTGATGAAGTCCGTTTTGAGTACCGTCCGCCTGATGCAACTGCAAATCCGTACCTCTGTTTAACTGCTATGCTCCTTGCAGGAATTGACGGTGTTGTAAATAAAATCGATCCCGTAAAAGAGGGTTTTGGACCCTACGATAAGAATTTCCTTGATGACGAAACAAAACATAAAATTCATATGCTGCCGAGAAATCTATCGGATGCACTTGATGCTCTGGAAGTTGATCACGAATTTCTTAGACGGGGAAATATTTTCACAGATGAATTGTTGGATCAATGGGTTAAGATAAAAACAGAAGAGATTCAGGCTATCGGTACAATGCCTCATCCCTTCGAATACAAAATGTATTTCAACCTGTAA
- a CDS encoding DUF190 domain-containing protein, which yields MQIKGEAKLLRIFIGESDKIHSTTLYESVVLEARRSGLAGATVYKGIMGFGGRSRIHSSKILRLSEDMPLIIEIVDESEKIDSFIPVIEKMFEEADCGGLITIEKAEIIKYIK from the coding sequence ATGCAGATTAAGGGAGAGGCAAAATTACTTAGGATTTTTATTGGTGAATCGGACAAAATCCACTCAACTACACTTTACGAAAGTGTTGTTCTCGAAGCCAGAAGATCGGGACTTGCCGGAGCAACAGTTTACAAAGGAATTATGGGATTCGGAGGAAGAAGCAGGATTCACTCATCAAAAATATTACGGCTATCGGAGGACATGCCCCTTATAATTGAAATAGTTGATGAATCCGAAAAGATCGACAGTTTTATTCCGGTAATCGAAAAGATGTTTGAGGAAGCAGACTGCGGAGGATTGATAACAATAGAGAAAGCAGAGATCATTAAATACATAAAATGA
- a CDS encoding cupin domain-containing protein produces MKSDEIIRVLGLLPHPEGGYYKEIYRSGELIKKTSLPERYNNDRSISTSIYYMLAGEDFSAFHRLKSDEIWHFYSGSRIILHLLNEKKGYSKIVLGNNLTSGEIPQFVIENGIYFAAEVSDKSSYSLIGCTVAPGFDFEDFEFADESSLTRSFPWQSELIKKFCRKR; encoded by the coding sequence ATGAAATCTGATGAAATAATTAGAGTATTAGGACTACTTCCACACCCTGAAGGTGGATACTATAAGGAGATTTACCGTTCAGGAGAATTAATTAAAAAAACATCATTGCCGGAGCGATACAATAATGACCGCTCAATCTCCACATCCATTTACTATATGTTGGCCGGGGAGGATTTTTCCGCATTTCACCGGCTGAAGTCGGATGAAATCTGGCACTTCTATTCAGGGTCCCGAATAATTTTACATCTCCTGAATGAGAAAAAGGGATATAGTAAAATTGTTTTAGGAAATAATTTAACGTCCGGTGAGATACCGCAATTTGTAATAGAAAATGGGATTTACTTTGCAGCGGAGGTTTCAGATAAATCCTCTTACTCTCTTATCGGCTGCACAGTAGCTCCGGGTTTTGATTTTGAAGACTTTGAGTTTGCCGATGAATCAAGTCTCACCAGGTCATTTCCATGGCAAAGTGAATTGATAAAAAAATTCTGCAGAAAGAGATAA